Below is a window of Anas platyrhynchos isolate ZD024472 breed Pekin duck chromosome 13, IASCAAS_PekinDuck_T2T, whole genome shotgun sequence DNA.
CCTTAAACTTTGGGAGCCCACTGTGCTGCTCAGACCACGGCCTGGTGCTAGGGCTGGAAGGAGCAAATGGTGTCTGGGGGTCCCAGCTGGGATCTACTGGGATCTGGTCGTGCAGGGGGAAGCTGCCCTGTCCTCATGTccttggggctgcagcagccaggagggctgggaaggggcaggggcTCCAGGGGGAAGCACAGGCAGGAGGGGTGCAGGACTTTGAGGGGATTTGGGCTGCAGAGCGCCCTGATGCTGACACAGGTCCACAGAGAGCTAAGGTAAAGCGCACAGAAgcgcttctttttttctcagcattGGCACTTGTTGGGCTGGCTGGTGTTGGTTCTGTTCCTAGAGGGCCAGTGGGGTGAATTTGGGTCAATGTTCCTCTTTCTCAGCCAAAGTGAGGTGCAGCCTGCGCATCCCCCCAAAACAGGCATGCCCACTGCATTGCTGGGACTCAGCAGAGGCTGGCTAGGCGACTCCTGTTCATGGAGGGGAACAGGGGGagtttggggttggggctggcaGGAGAACTGCAGAGACTGCTGTGGGACAGGGACAGAGCCCCCATGACATGGACAGAGCTCCGGGACAGGGAcagagccccaggctgccaCCAGCCGCTGCAGGCTGCCCCCGATGTGCTGTGGGATGtgcccccacctgctgcagGGTGCCCCCACCTTCTTGCAatgctcccagcccctgcaggacATCACCCCAGACGTGCTGTGGGACACCCCCTCCATTTACCAGTCCGCTCCCGGAGGCTCCCCCAACAACCCCCTTGGGCGCTGCCCCCGGCACTTTGCGGGatgccctccagcagccctgggacaccccccagcccctcctcgGGCTGTCccccgagccgtgccgagccccCCGTTGCCTCggttgtcccccccccccccccccgggctccaCCAAGCCCCGTGGCTCGGAGGGGTGCGCGCAGCATCCCGCTGCCGGGGCGGGGGTGACTCACGGCGCGGCGCACGGCAGCCCCCAGCTTTATAACGGCCGGGGCGGCACCGAGCACCGAGCCCGGCTCCTCTGCGCCTCTCCGAGCCCGAGGGGGAGAGCGGGGGGCCGCGGCCGAGGGCCGGCACCATGCGGAGCCTGCGCGGAGCCCCGCCGCCCctgcccgtgctgctgctgctgctggggctggggctggcggcggggcgcggagcCGTCATCACCGGGGTGAgaggctcggcacggctcggcatggcacggcacggcttggcacggcttggcacggctccgACGGCACCGACGGGACGGGCCGGTGCCGCTGCGGGGCTCTGCCGGGGAGCGGGGGCGGCCGGGGAAGGGGTGCGGGGATGGAGGGGGTCTCCCCGCCGGAGGGATGCTCCCAGCGCCGGGGGATCCCCGGGATGAACGCGACGGGGGTGGAGGGGCTCTGATGTgccggggggggacacacactgAGGGTGTCCCTGCGGGATGGGGTGTCTGGAGATGGGGGGTCattggggtgggggacaggagagctgggggggtTCTTTGGGGTGGCTGGTGCCACCGTAAGGGGTCTCCGTGCGGCGGGAGATGCTGGGGCTGGCGGCttcctggggctgtggggtctgTCCCGGGGGTATGGGGTCTGTCCCGGGGCACCCGTCCGCCCCTTGCACaccccagccccggctgcccccccccgggccggtCTCGGGGTCcccccctgcccgcagccccgctcctgcagccctgcctgctcgtAAGGCAGGCGCCGGTATTGCAAGCACCACAAAACGCTGCTCTTTcgcctcttttctttttatttctctcccccaAGTCTGACCGTGCTGCTTCTTCCCCTCAGTAGCCGCCCGTCGCAGATGAGCcctctgttgttgttgttgttgtcgggCTCGAGATTTACTCTgcttgtgaaaatattttttttccaaagacgTTATTTAACCCGAAGCGTTGCATCACTCTtaagtaaaatgattttttttttttttttctttcgtgTTTGCTTTGGATTAATAACCCGGCGCTTGCATTCTTGTGAGAGCTCACATGTCTTTTGTAACCCTCCGAAGTTGTACTCGCAGCAGCGGGAACTCCCTGGCGGTCCAGGCTCCCAGTGCCGAGCTCCCTGAAGCTGGTGGAAGAGCTCGTAGGCACTTCTCTGGCTGGCAGATAGCTCCCAGACTGGCAGGGTTTGCAGAGGGGAGAGTGTGAAGGGATCTTTTAAAATTTGAGAATCGGAGGTTCCTTTTATATGGCAATATTTCGAGCCATGGAGGAGCGGTTTATATAAGTCTTGTCAAAGTTGTGGCTTCGCCTTTAAAacataattaataaattaaatgaagtaACTGCGAAGCTCTGAATAAAAGATTAGAGACAGAATGTgttgaaaaagtaaaaatagattAGAAATAGCAAATGTTACTTTATTAACTGCTGCAGTGTATTTCTGCCTAAACCACCGGGATGCGTGTTTGGCTCCTGAACGAGCAGGCAGATCTCAGGTGAGAGCTGATGTAGGTGTTCCTGTCCGCATTCCCCGAGCCTGAAAGTGCTTTTCCTTTGCAATTGAAGGACTCGATTCAAACCTTCCTTACTCCTGTGGCTGTCCATGTTCCGACTTCAGCTGGCTTTGGAGCCAGCATTTCACCAGGGACTTTTTCCTCGAGCAGCATTTTCCACAGAGCCGTGTTAaatggggtgctggggaggaatGTCCTTCGTGTTGTGTCCTGTGCACGTTAGGAGGCTCGGTGTGAGTTACACATTGGAGTTAAGGTGTGGGCAGCAGCGTTTGGGCTGAATATTTTACTAGCCTGTCATACGTTTTTGGAAGGGGAACCTGAAAACTCCTGCCAGATGTGTATATGTGCGTGGTGAGTGTGAGCTTTAACACGAAACATCGCCCAGTGCGGGGCTTTAGGTcccctgggggtgctgctcACTGCTTGCCTCTCTCCCTGATGGTTTTGACCTCCAGTCCCCAAATGACCAACCTGCAGCTTTTGTGACCAGGGCAAAAATTAGAAcatcaggatttatttttttttaagaggttgCAAAGTAAATACTATCTACATGGAAGGCTGCACGGGCAGTTTTGCGGACATATTACTCTTTTAAGTAAATACGCTGTGTGTTTGGGCTCACTTGTAGCACAGAGCTCTTCGCTTTGCTAAATGTGTGTCCAGGAGGAGTGCTGGCCCTTTGGGTTACACGCACTATTAGTGGCTTGACACTAATGCAGCAGCTTTTTCCTAAATTACTAGCTGCTCTGTAAATACAGATTTTGGTCTGGTGTTGCTGTTTGAAATAGTGTAATATTTACCCAGCAGAGTACAGTCTAGTGGCATTTATTATGTAAATCCCGAGGTAAGACCTGTAAGCATTTTTCCTCAAGTGGGTATTTGTTCTGATACGCAGCCTTCCCCAGAGCCCTTATCATCTGTTATgtacattttcagaaattgcCTGTTTATGTACTGCTGACCGGAGCCTTTGgtccagcagccctgctgccagccatgAGGAGGGCAGCAAGTTAATTAAACTCACTTTTGGGGTGTAATCAGAGCCTTTAACTAACGGGATTTCTCACTGAAGAAAGACCAGCTTTAGCACTAAACCCATATAATAACAAATCTGGTAAtcttttggttaaaaaaataagcaaaaggcGTGCAAGAACCTTTTCCAATTCCTAATACATCAATTGCTCTTCACGGTTTCTGGGTTTTGAAATATCCCTAATAGTTTGTGTTTTGGTTGGTACTTAACGAAGCCACGAAGTGTATTGGATAAGTGGctgaaatttttatttccctcttgCAGGGTGAGTGCCTCCACTGTAGCATTTTCCTGGGTGTGGACACTTACACAAAGCTTTTTCTGCTACACGTTTGAGACCTCACGTAATTCCAAATAACCACAAAATCCttatttaaacttttattttgtctaCCTCCACTGGGAGTTTGCTGATGAAACTATCGAGCATTCTTGCATTTGAAAGGCACTCAGCCACAAGATATTATCGTAAGAAGGTAGATGGAATAGTTACCTAAAAATCCTTAAATTTGCGGATAATTTTGTTTCTTAGCTTCTCTGCAAGACTTCTTTGCAACTGGTGCCCTCGGTCCTTGCTCCCATTGGGGAAAGCTTGGTGGCACGGGCCATGATCACTGCAAATCAGTGACAGTCTTGGGGCTGGTCCTGTCTCTGGGGTCTGGGCTTTAAGCACAGCTTTAAACACCCTGCAAGGTGCCAGGAGCCCACACGTCCTCCTCAGACCTTATTGTCCTGCCTTAAGGAGCTGCAATAACTCGTGGGGTGTCGAGGTAGCTGTTAGGCACCTGAGCTGTCCTATCTGTGGAAggcatttattattaattttgtcTGCATAACTCTTTGTCAAACTGCAGGCCTGCGACAGAGATCAGCAGTGCGGAGGAGGGATGTGCTGTGCGGTCAGCCTGTGGATCCGCAGCCTGCGAATGTGCACGCCGATGGGGAATTTGGGAGAGGAGTGCCATCCTTTGAGTCACCGGGTGAGTACGTCCCGGGGCTGTGGGCTgccccgggcagggcagggacaaATACAGATATCTGGGAGTCGCATCGCGTGAAGGTTATGCGTGGTGGAAACGTGGGGAAGCATCACGTGCATTGTAATCCAACCATCCGCATCTTTATGGAAATAGTGCTGATACATACCTAAGAAAATGTCTTCAGAATAACTCTGACAGTAATACAATACTACACGCtgttcagtttgttttcctattaGTTAGTTCTTGCTGATTTGCTCCGTTACATGACCTGAAACATCCCAAGCAGCTcctgagcccagccctgctctcgCACACGAGCTGCTGAGCTCCATGGATCTGAACGAGATCCCATCACAGCCACAGATGTGTCACCAGGAGCTGTTGGGATacccagcacagcactgcagcgCTGTCCCTGCCATTGAGCAGCGGTGGCACGCTGTGCTCTGGGGACCAAGAGCCGCTGGTGCCTTCCGAGGCGGTAGGGAAGGTGCTGAGACCAAGCGAAGAAGAGCACGGCCCAAGAGCCATCACAATGAGGGATACCAAGGCAATGCATTTAGTTTAGAACTGTAGTCAGCTGCCTCTTTCACACTTCCCTTCAGTGCCTGGCTTCTCAGCTCTGTCTCTCTAGTTAATTTTCTCAGTTTTAGGAAGTGCAAAGCTCTGTTCtattacaattattattatttttttaaatcttctacTGTGGCATTGGGGACCAAATTCTCATTCTTACTGTGAAATGTAGGAATCTCAGGACAAAAGAAACTcctctattatttattttttaaatgggcTTATTGCTATTGCAAGATAATTTATACTGTCTGATATATTTTAGGCTAATTACAATCAGGGAAGATGCCTGCCACCCCGGGCTAATGGTCGCAGTCATGGGTGTTGGGAGCTTTATGAGGTTAATTTCAGATGCAGATCCCTCATCCCACTGCTCTTCACgacaaacacaaagcaaactgATTTCCTGTAGCATGTGAAATCACGTATATTTAGGGTGGAGAGCTCACTCAACAGCTTCTCTCCCCTAAATAcctgggagggggctgctggggaccaGTCGCCCTGACCACCAGCACCTTCCTTGGCCTGCAGGCCACacatggagcagcagcaccggGTCGGTCTCTGCACGTGTTGCTCTGCCACTGTGTTTGCACTCCCCTGTTGAAGGCTGTGTATGTGGAATTAGTGCTGCTGGGAGACCAGCCTTGtgctcccctgtcacagctgtCCCACCTCTGGTGGCCCCCACGGCCACACCACCGCCTGGGGGACCTCCCGAGAGGTGCCCAGAGGAGATGGCTGGTGGATGGCTTTCCACCTCCTGGTTTCCTTCTCAGCAACTAGATGGCGTTGGCTCGATGCTGTTAGCAGCCTCTCCTGGCACCGCAGAGGCAGGCTTTGCAGCAGGTGAGGGTTGGCAGGACcgcaggcagagctggcagcaccgggggggctTTGCTGCCATTGTGCACCTTGCACACAGCCCCCGTGTCCCTCCCTTGCCACCTCCAGGCTCCTGTCACCCCCTTGCTCATCAAAATCTGGGGCTGGGCTTGTGATGGGGCAatgctccccatccccatagCGCTGCCACCCGCCCCCTGTCCCTAGCCaggtgtgtccccccccagctccagcgTGGGCGTCCCCCTGAAAGAGCTGTTTCCTTGCTGAGCTTAAGGCTTTGAATAAACCCCTTCAGCTGTCGGAGGCACCTCTGAGTCAGCCGTGCCAGCACGAGAAGCTGAGATTTTAGGTTCTTCTGCAGCGCTGTGCGTGGGCACCTGCAAGGTATGATTCCTGTGGGGAGCTCCTGGCTCCGTGCCCGATGACCTCTGTGCTCGTGCGGAGGCACCAGGGTGGGGGACAGGGGGAAGCCCGCGGCATCCCTCgtgctgggctcctctccagggGGTGCTGAGCACCGGCTGGTGCTGGCCTGAGGACCTCGATGTGATAAACAGGTCCTCAGCACGTGATAAACCTGACACCCGCTCTCTCTGTGCCCAGGTGCCCTTCCCGGGGCGGAGGATGCACCACACCTGCCCCTGCCTCCCCAGCCTGGCATGCGCACGGACTTCTCCCAGCAAGTTCAGGTGTTTGCCGGACTTCAGGAAAGAGGACGTCTTCTTCtagcaggagctgctcagcgCGAGGAAGGGCCGCTCGATGTGTTCCTGTTCTTGTTGTCGTGGTGAACAAGGTACTTACCGGGGAACCCCCTCTCACACACTGTCCTGCCTCGCCACCACCCAAACCGACGATGCGATGCTGTGCTGTTGTGGCCAAGGTTTTCTGAGGGGCTGGCGGTGATGGGGTGGGCGAAGCGAGATGTGCTAACGTGACGCTGCTTTCTGAGGACAGGAGCCCACGGTCCTGTTGTCCCCGTGGTTCCAGCATAGCCCCAGAGCGAGAACATCCAAGGTTATCGTCACCTTTGGAAAATTTTGGCCATGTTTTTACACTTTGGGATGCCTGAATCGAACTGAGATTTGAGTAATTCTATGGTGTGAAGCATACGATGATTGCCAAAAACCtgtatttacatttcatttctttattaatataaCTGTCCTTGTAAGTTAGGCACATCTCTACATTAAAAGATTAACCAATAGATGTAGATTTtacacttttaaaaagtggGAGATGGAACCAAAGCATTTCAGTATTCAaagcattaaatattttgttattttagtattttaagaTGAGGAAAAGTTGTTGTTACTTGAGTTGGTGTAAAACTACCTGATCATCTCAAACTCTGTATTAAGATGtagtttatattaaaaaaggaaCCCTGAAGTTTCTTGTAATGGGCTGCCTGACTTCTTGTATATGTATGGATTTGCTGTGTAAAAATTCTGTATCAGAATAATGGCAGTatgttatttgatttattttaatattataacATTATTTTGTCACTGtggttttcaatttttatttggtGTAATCAGTTATCACGTAACTCAATTCACCCAAGCTAGCAGAGCTCCTTAAAGGTAGCTTAGGAGAAGATGGTGTGCCTCTGCCTGCTGGTAGGGAAGCTCAGCAGTTAACAAGGCATGAACGCCTCAGCCGAGCTGCACTCTTGGATGGAGATGAGGGGGAATATTGGTGGAGCTCACATGAGAGGTTTTTCTTGGCACATGCCTCAAAGGATCAACTTTAGCCTGTCGAACATGTA
It encodes the following:
- the PROK2 gene encoding prokineticin-2 → MRSLRGAPPPLPVLLLLLGLGLAAGRGAVITGACDRDQQCGGGMCCAVSLWIRSLRMCTPMGNLGEECHPLSHRVPFPGRRMHHTCPCLPSLACARTSPSKFRCLPDFRKEDVFF